ACAGGTCGCTGCCGCAGATGCAGGCGCGCAGCACTCGGACGACGGCGTCGGTGGGCAGCTGGACCAGGGGCTCGGGCACGTCCTCCACGCGCATGTCGAACGGGGCGTGGATGGTGGTGGCGCGCATGGCGAGGGTCCTTCTCGTCGCTGGTGTGCTGGTGCGCTCAGGGGGTGGTCGAGCGCACTTCACGGTACGCCGCCGCCGGTGCGCGGCGCTCGGCGAGGGTGCCGAGCACGCCCCGGACCAGCAGGAACTGTGCCGCGACGTACGTCAGCATGATCCAGAAGTCGGGCCTGGGCGGCTGCGGCCAGTCGGCGACCCCGGTCGCGATGAAGGTGTCGGAGACCATGAAGAGCGCCCCGCCGAGCCCGGCGACGAGGCCGAGCCGGGTGGCCGCCGCGCAGGCCATGGCTGTCAGGAGGGTGCTGTAGCCGGCCACGGGGACGCGCAGGTCCGCCGGGAGGTCCGGCCACAGCAGCGTGACGGTGACGGCCAGCGCGGCGGCGTACCCGAGGGCGAGAAGAACGGCACGCGCGCGTGGAGCACTGTTCAGGCCGCCGTACGTCCTGAAGAGGGCGAGGTAGTTGAGGTGGCCTGCCGCGAAGAACGACATGCCGGCGAGGAAGGCGGGGTCG
The nucleotide sequence above comes from Streptomyces sp. N50. Encoded proteins:
- a CDS encoding lysoplasmalogenase; translation: MNPRSAHPAVPRVILTVFALTALLDLLSLAVGYDPGHTVTKPLLMPLLAAYAALRGAPRLLVAALLCGWGGDTLLLSDADPAFLAGMSFFAAGHLNYLALFRTYGGLNSAPRARAVLLALGYAAALAVTVTLLWPDLPADLRVPVAGYSTLLTAMACAAATRLGLVAGLGGALFMVSDTFIATGVADWPQPPRPDFWIMLTYVAAQFLLVRGVLGTLAERRAPAAAYREVRSTTP